From Sander lucioperca isolate FBNREF2018 chromosome 14, SLUC_FBN_1.2, whole genome shotgun sequence, the proteins below share one genomic window:
- the ssna1 gene encoding Sjoegren syndrome nuclear autoantigen 1 — translation MTQQAAALQTYNNELVKCIEDLCSKREELNSQIKQEEEEKERLQHDIRILSEKLSRVNESLAQRLTARATFDRTIAETEAAYTKILESSQSLLSVLKQEAGNLSKATEPRRKAQ, via the exons ATGACCCaacaagctgctgctctgcagacTTACAACAATGAACTTGTCAAAT GTATTGAGGACCTGTGCTCCAAGCGAGAGGAGTTGAACAGTCAGATCaagcaggaggaagaggagaaggagcgGCTGCAGCACGACATCCGCATCCTTTCGGAGAAGCTGAGCCGAGTCAACGAGAGCCTGGCGCAAAGACTCACCGCCCGCGCCACGTTCGACCGCACCATCGCAGAGACCGAGGCTGCATAcactaag ATCTTGGAGAGTTCCCAGTCTCTTCTGAGCGTCCTGAAGCAGGAGGCAGGAAACCTGAGTAAAGCCACAGAGCCACGGAGAAAGGCTCAATAA